A stretch of the uncultured Trichococcus sp. genome encodes the following:
- a CDS encoding helix-turn-helix domain-containing protein: MKDLTYIEYLFLDCISTERPIKEATLFYILIGKRTVSTMLQCRQYDLEAYFSVMPGMKPTVLKKGLERLVSDGLIIGNDGEGFLLTETGYETKTAFFSDHAHFSLANQMEYAIVQGILRRRLLFLIQILSEILHKNKHYYPIEREAKEQIWMKRLLANHSGDKASFAKSCGKEWHSFLSCMPERDAGLFALQFEGNDHLRKTTGQMAELFLLDEAEVKILLHQIWLSLYDALEKEPEKYPVLSSVVFMTINENGLASASAETTMRYFMNGHAMNEIISMRGLKQSTIQDHFAEIALIYPEFPTKEFLDREKMQYLQQLLEHEVRVDYREIQKVFSEINFFESRLIQIRSEVAAKYG; encoded by the coding sequence ATGAAAGATCTGACCTATATAGAGTATCTTTTTTTGGATTGCATTTCAACCGAGCGCCCCATCAAGGAAGCGACGCTTTTTTATATCCTGATCGGAAAACGGACCGTGTCCACTATGCTCCAGTGCCGCCAATATGATCTGGAAGCCTATTTCAGTGTCATGCCGGGCATGAAACCGACAGTGTTGAAAAAAGGATTGGAGCGGTTAGTTTCGGATGGTTTGATAATCGGCAATGATGGTGAAGGTTTTCTTCTTACGGAAACAGGCTACGAAACAAAAACTGCTTTCTTTAGCGATCACGCGCATTTCTCCTTGGCAAACCAAATGGAATATGCTATCGTTCAGGGCATTTTGCGTCGTCGGTTGCTGTTTCTGATCCAAATCCTTTCCGAAATACTGCATAAAAATAAACACTACTACCCCATCGAAAGGGAAGCAAAAGAACAGATTTGGATGAAGCGCTTGTTGGCAAATCATTCAGGAGACAAAGCGTCTTTTGCGAAAAGCTGTGGAAAGGAATGGCATTCCTTTCTGTCGTGTATGCCTGAAAGGGATGCCGGGCTCTTTGCGCTTCAATTTGAAGGTAATGACCACCTGAGGAAAACAACCGGTCAAATGGCTGAACTGTTTTTGTTGGATGAAGCAGAGGTGAAAATACTGCTGCACCAAATTTGGCTGAGCTTGTACGATGCATTGGAAAAAGAACCGGAAAAGTATCCAGTCCTTTCTTCGGTCGTGTTCATGACGATAAATGAAAATGGCTTAGCTTCCGCAAGCGCGGAAACGACGATGCGTTATTTCATGAACGGGCATGCCATGAATGAAATCATTTCGATGCGGGGACTGAAACAGAGCACGATCCAAGATCACTTTGCTGAAATCGCCCTGATCTATCCCGAATTCCCGACGAAAGAATTTTTGGACAGGGAGAAAATGCAGTATCTGCAACAGCTTTTGGAGCACGAAGTTCGTGTCGATTACAGGGAAATCCAAAAAGTATTTTCCGAAATAAACTTTTTCGAGTCCCGGTTGATACAAATAAGAAGCGAGGTTGCGGCTAAATATGGATGA
- a CDS encoding ferredoxin codes for MYYTKVNQDSCIACGLCQIISPDLFDYTSEGIAFTKKDLNAGNVPVPAECFDAFLEAYRKCPTGAILRSDRPFPSEEQ; via the coding sequence ATGTATTATACCAAAGTAAACCAGGATAGCTGCATCGCTTGTGGACTTTGCCAAATAATTTCACCAGATCTCTTTGATTACACTTCCGAAGGGATAGCTTTCACCAAAAAGGATTTGAATGCAGGAAATGTGCCGGTACCCGCCGAATGCTTTGACGCCTTTTTGGAGGCCTACCGCAAATGCCCAACCGGTGCCATATTGCGTTCCGATCGACCTTTCCCTTCAGAAGAGCAGTGA
- a CDS encoding ECF transporter S component, with the protein MQQNKTKRLVGISLFGALAFVLMFIAFPVIPAFSYLKIDFSDLPILLSLFLYGPAGGIISAVIRSVLHYIQTGGDMGYPIGDFASLLATLSYTLPVYYLLKKAKTKTGVILALLTGTLVLTVVLSVANWVIITPLYMYLLNFEMGSVKELVLAGILPFNIIKGLVVSAVILLVMPKLKPWLAQNKVPFAQ; encoded by the coding sequence ATGCAACAAAATAAAACAAAAAGATTGGTCGGTATTTCACTATTTGGGGCATTGGCGTTCGTGCTGATGTTTATCGCTTTTCCGGTTATTCCAGCCTTTTCTTATCTGAAGATCGACTTCAGCGATTTGCCGATTTTGCTATCGCTATTCCTTTACGGACCAGCCGGCGGGATCATCTCCGCTGTCATCCGATCCGTTTTGCACTATATTCAAACAGGCGGGGACATGGGCTATCCTATCGGTGACTTCGCTAGTCTCCTGGCGACTCTCTCTTACACATTGCCTGTCTATTACCTATTGAAAAAAGCGAAGACGAAAACAGGCGTCATCTTGGCTTTGTTGACGGGCACTTTGGTTTTGACGGTTGTCTTATCGGTAGCCAATTGGGTCATCATCACCCCTTTATATATGTATTTGTTGAACTTTGAGATGGGTTCCGTCAAAGAATTGGTATTGGCTGGCATCTTGCCTTTCAATATCATCAAAGGCCTTGTCGTCAGTGCGGTCATCCTCTTGGTGATGCCAAAGCTGAAGCCTTGGTTGGCTCAGAATAAAGTTCCGTTTGCTCAGTAA
- a CDS encoding ATP-binding protein, with the protein MTLMYIGHAIISVNSIEDTYNKMLQEKITAYKDTIMSSPEAYLRQAGTAQSLDPELPYYIKIGNQSRFVVQNPDLKGQSEMLLKNILADDQVLDAIDSNEDDFSRITIEDEDNNPLLLMVFVHSFELQGQPGMLVIGYDLDEFQAYDLNAKSITLLLLTVYLMGTIIYYQHLIRNVSEPLEVMTDIAFKYSRNDFSKRITFESYDEISGLGTAMNKLGKTLQATMLMNREERELLNHLFDSLPTGILYFDQNFHLKLVNGPGQEFLDFWRRVDPDAEARAIPHQFKEMVEHAFKTTAGTEADLSWSQRYYNVKVTPVIQADLQKTAGVLIVLQDVTNERQLDIIRGDFITNVSHDLRTPLQMIKGYSEAIIDNIAESNDEKIEMAQIILDETTEMNKMVNNLLDLSRMQAGYIDLNRQTVDLAAFFDHLTGRFENSFKEAAIQFTYELADGIKTYSFDEEKMNQVFYNLIDNAVRYSAETGTRRQKFIHITVRLDDMLDKLVFEISDNGIGIQAESLPFIFERFYKNDKSRTYSKQKGTGIGLSIVKTIVEAHDGEIEVHSEPGIGTTFLVRFPFRAV; encoded by the coding sequence ATGACTTTGATGTATATCGGCCACGCAATCATCAGTGTGAACTCAATCGAAGACACCTATAACAAAATGCTGCAGGAGAAAATCACCGCGTACAAGGATACGATTATGAGTTCCCCTGAAGCTTATCTCAGACAAGCGGGTACTGCGCAGTCTTTGGATCCGGAATTGCCCTATTATATCAAAATAGGGAATCAGAGCCGTTTCGTCGTGCAAAATCCGGATCTGAAAGGGCAGTCCGAAATGCTTCTGAAGAATATTTTGGCGGATGATCAAGTTCTGGATGCGATCGACAGCAACGAGGATGATTTCAGCAGAATCACCATAGAAGACGAAGATAATAACCCTTTGCTTTTGATGGTTTTCGTTCACTCTTTTGAATTGCAGGGACAACCCGGAATGCTCGTCATCGGTTACGATTTGGATGAATTTCAGGCTTATGATCTGAACGCAAAAAGCATCACGTTGTTGTTGTTGACCGTCTATCTGATGGGGACCATCATCTATTATCAGCATCTCATCAGGAATGTTTCTGAACCGTTGGAGGTTATGACGGATATCGCCTTCAAATACTCACGGAATGATTTCTCCAAGAGAATCACGTTCGAATCCTACGACGAGATATCCGGACTGGGTACCGCCATGAATAAGCTGGGAAAGACCCTCCAAGCCACGATGCTGATGAACAGGGAAGAACGCGAACTGTTGAATCATCTGTTCGATTCCTTGCCGACAGGGATCCTTTATTTTGACCAAAACTTTCACTTGAAGTTAGTCAACGGACCGGGCCAAGAGTTTTTGGATTTTTGGCGAAGGGTGGATCCGGATGCGGAAGCTAGGGCGATACCGCATCAGTTCAAGGAAATGGTCGAGCACGCCTTCAAAACAACAGCCGGGACAGAAGCGGATCTCAGTTGGTCTCAGCGGTACTATAATGTAAAAGTGACTCCGGTCATCCAGGCAGATCTTCAAAAAACTGCTGGCGTCCTGATTGTGCTGCAGGATGTAACGAATGAACGGCAGTTGGACATCATCCGCGGTGATTTCATCACGAATGTATCCCATGATTTGAGGACGCCGTTACAGATGATCAAAGGTTACAGCGAAGCCATCATCGACAATATCGCTGAAAGCAATGACGAGAAAATTGAAATGGCTCAAATCATTTTGGATGAAACGACCGAGATGAACAAAATGGTGAACAATCTTCTGGATCTGTCGCGCATGCAAGCGGGGTACATCGACTTGAATCGGCAAACCGTCGATCTCGCGGCATTCTTCGACCATTTGACAGGCAGGTTCGAGAACAGTTTCAAAGAAGCAGCCATCCAATTCACTTATGAACTGGCTGATGGCATCAAAACCTATTCCTTCGATGAAGAAAAAATGAATCAGGTATTCTATAATCTGATCGATAATGCGGTACGTTATTCAGCCGAAACCGGCACACGCAGGCAAAAATTCATCCATATAACCGTCCGTTTGGATGATATGTTGGATAAGTTAGTTTTTGAAATCAGCGATAACGGAATCGGCATTCAAGCGGAAAGTTTGCCGTTCATCTTCGAGCGTTTCTACAAAAATGATAAATCGCGGACATACTCGAAGCAAAAAGGGACCGGTATCGGGCTTTCGATCGTGAAGACAATCGTGGAAGCGCACGATGGGGAAATTGAGGTCCATAGTGAACCGGGTATAGGGACGACATTCTTGGTCCGTTTCCCGTTTCGAGCGGTTTGA
- a CDS encoding response regulator transcription factor has product MTNSSGKILIVDDEERIRRLLKLYLEKDGYETAEAEDGTAAVEMILNNHYDLVLLDIMLPGMTGIEVAKIVRKEKEIPIMMITARGEENNRVEGFLSGADDYIVKPFSPREVMLRVAAILKRTKPSESESSTIEYPMLKIFPDARKVLVDEVAINLTPKEFELLLYLSKSPEKIFTREVLLKEVWKYEFFGDLRTVDTHVKRLREKLLKQSKPVSKMIVTVWGMGYKFSPNDDQAADDKQ; this is encoded by the coding sequence ATGACAAATTCCAGCGGGAAAATATTGATTGTGGATGACGAAGAGCGCATCCGAAGACTGCTGAAACTCTATCTGGAAAAGGATGGCTACGAAACAGCCGAGGCAGAGGATGGAACAGCCGCAGTAGAGATGATCCTGAATAACCATTACGATTTGGTTTTGTTGGATATCATGCTTCCTGGCATGACCGGCATTGAAGTAGCCAAAATTGTCCGCAAAGAAAAAGAAATACCGATCATGATGATCACTGCCCGCGGAGAAGAGAACAATCGCGTAGAAGGATTCTTGTCCGGAGCGGACGACTACATTGTGAAGCCGTTCAGCCCAAGGGAAGTCATGTTGCGGGTTGCAGCCATACTGAAGCGGACGAAACCGTCGGAATCGGAATCAAGTACAATTGAATATCCGATGCTGAAGATTTTTCCGGATGCCCGAAAAGTGCTGGTTGACGAGGTGGCCATTAATTTAACACCCAAAGAATTTGAATTGTTGCTTTATCTTTCAAAGTCGCCGGAGAAAATTTTCACAAGGGAAGTCCTGTTGAAAGAAGTCTGGAAATACGAATTTTTTGGTGATCTGCGTACGGTCGACACGCACGTCAAGCGGTTACGGGAAAAACTGTTGAAGCAATCGAAACCTGTTTCAAAAATGATAGTGACCGTTTGGGGGATGGGTTATAAATTCTCCCCGAATGATGACCAAGCAGCAGACGATAAGCAATGA
- a CDS encoding pseudouridine synthase gives MERLQKVIAHAGIASRRKAEELITSGAVSVNGNKVTELGVKVSKSDRVEVNGLPIYREQPVYYLFYKPKNTLSSVKDDKDRTVVTDFFNVKERIYPIGRLDYDTTGLLLLTNDGEFANLLTHPKYHIDKTYVAKVGCIPTRSDLNKLENGIVIDGKKTAKARAKLISANSQKNTAIIELTIHEGWNHQVKKMFEKIGCPVEKLKRESFGFLTLGDLKPGQHRELKAFEIEKLKNMALANEKASKR, from the coding sequence ATGGAAAGATTACAGAAAGTTATTGCTCATGCTGGAATAGCGTCACGGCGGAAAGCCGAAGAACTGATCACTTCTGGTGCAGTAAGCGTAAACGGGAATAAGGTAACGGAATTAGGGGTCAAAGTTTCAAAAAGTGACAGAGTGGAAGTGAACGGCTTACCGATTTATCGTGAACAGCCGGTTTATTACTTGTTCTACAAACCAAAGAATACCCTCTCATCTGTGAAGGACGACAAAGATCGCACTGTCGTCACTGACTTCTTCAATGTGAAAGAGCGGATCTATCCGATCGGCAGATTGGACTATGATACGACTGGGCTGCTGCTTTTGACCAATGATGGTGAGTTTGCGAACCTGCTGACCCATCCCAAATACCACATCGACAAAACCTATGTCGCTAAGGTCGGCTGTATCCCTACGCGTTCCGATTTGAACAAATTGGAGAATGGGATCGTGATCGACGGCAAAAAAACAGCGAAAGCGAGAGCTAAGTTGATTTCTGCCAATTCCCAAAAAAATACAGCAATCATTGAATTGACGATCCATGAAGGCTGGAACCATCAAGTCAAAAAAATGTTCGAAAAAATTGGTTGTCCCGTTGAAAAACTGAAAAGGGAATCATTCGGGTTCCTTACGCTTGGTGATCTGAAGCCGGGGCAACACCGAGAGCTGAAGGCGTTTGAAATCGAGAAGCTGAAGAATATGGCTCTTGCGAACGAAAAGGCATCAAAAAGGTAG
- the scpB gene encoding SMC-Scp complex subunit ScpB, producing MNKKGALESLLFVAGDDGLSMDEITSLLEITALEAQNLLVEMRASHNDNIHSGLTLIETRKRYQLATKREYAELIKMYAVSPFATHLSQAALETLAIIAYKQPLTRMEIDQIRGVQSAGLVQRLLLRGLIKEIGRSETPGRPIIYGTTDYFMNYFGLTTIDDLPNVEELFQMQDNESFDLFDFPADEDTDNQLAFFNTDSIIPE from the coding sequence ATGAATAAAAAAGGGGCACTGGAAAGTCTGTTGTTTGTGGCAGGGGATGATGGCTTGAGCATGGATGAAATCACCTCTTTGTTGGAGATCACCGCATTGGAAGCACAAAATTTGTTGGTCGAGATGCGAGCTAGTCATAATGACAACATCCACTCCGGTTTGACGCTTATCGAAACCCGCAAAAGATACCAACTCGCCACAAAAAGAGAGTATGCAGAACTCATCAAAATGTACGCTGTTTCCCCATTCGCGACGCACTTATCACAAGCTGCCCTGGAAACGCTGGCGATTATCGCATACAAGCAACCATTGACGCGGATGGAAATCGATCAGATTCGCGGTGTGCAGTCAGCCGGGCTGGTCCAAAGGCTGTTGCTGAGAGGGCTAATAAAGGAAATTGGACGTTCCGAAACGCCGGGTAGGCCGATCATTTACGGTACAACCGATTATTTCATGAATTACTTCGGACTGACGACAATTGATGATCTTCCGAATGTGGAGGAGTTATTTCAAATGCAGGATAATGAATCCTTCGATCTTTTTGATTTTCCTGCGGACGAAGACACAGATAACCAACTTGCTTTTTTTAATACAGATTCCATCATACCGGAATAA
- a CDS encoding segregation/condensation protein A translates to MSEQNELTLILPDFEGPLDLLLHLIKELKVDIFDIPIAEVTFQYLRYLDTMQEMKLDVAGDYLLMAATLLEIKSRMLLPKKEVTFEEEFYEEGEDPRESLIQQLVEYKQFQEAAKALKTMEQERGLYFTKSATDLEELQQAIPLAPGEVSAADLIAALQKMYQKLQKKKPLQATMEQEQYTVDQTMTWIMEKLENLPNDSDPRLPFTAFFEVQTKSQIVNTFLAMLELVKERKINFSQEDTYGTIFLIRNMGVLANE, encoded by the coding sequence GTGAGCGAACAAAATGAACTCACCCTCATATTGCCGGATTTTGAGGGACCCTTGGATCTCCTCCTGCACTTGATAAAAGAATTGAAAGTCGATATTTTCGATATACCGATTGCAGAGGTGACTTTTCAATATCTGCGTTATTTGGACACGATGCAGGAGATGAAACTGGATGTTGCCGGAGACTATTTGCTGATGGCTGCAACATTGTTGGAAATAAAGAGTCGGATGTTGCTTCCCAAGAAAGAAGTGACCTTCGAAGAGGAGTTTTATGAAGAGGGCGAGGACCCAAGGGAAAGCTTGATTCAACAGCTCGTGGAATACAAGCAATTCCAGGAAGCCGCCAAAGCATTAAAAACTATGGAACAGGAACGAGGTTTGTATTTCACGAAGTCGGCAACGGACTTGGAGGAGCTTCAACAAGCAATCCCGCTGGCTCCGGGTGAAGTTTCCGCTGCAGATTTGATTGCTGCACTTCAGAAGATGTATCAGAAACTGCAGAAAAAGAAGCCGCTTCAGGCCACAATGGAGCAGGAACAATATACGGTTGACCAGACGATGACTTGGATCATGGAGAAGTTGGAGAACCTGCCGAATGACTCTGATCCTCGTCTTCCCTTTACGGCTTTCTTTGAAGTGCAGACGAAATCGCAGATAGTGAATACGTTTTTGGCGATGCTTGAACTGGTCAAAGAAAGAAAAATCAATTTTTCTCAAGAAGATACGTACGGAACTATTTTTTTAATACGCAATATGGGAGTTTTGGCAAATGAATAA
- a CDS encoding GNAT family N-acetyltransferase produces MFISYNQSYEKIAMGLLSYVTDLKNVARLKPEMESYIENVDRKLFLWKDEETDNIVALIGVEIDETMVLVRHIAVSPSFRNEGIVHQLLDGLQQHYPTSTINGTLETAPFIAKWNQKQLNRSDEETSGSL; encoded by the coding sequence GTGTTCATTTCTTATAATCAATCATATGAAAAAATAGCTATGGGACTGCTTTCCTATGTAACAGATCTAAAAAATGTGGCGAGGCTGAAGCCGGAAATGGAAAGCTACATCGAAAATGTCGATAGGAAACTATTCTTGTGGAAAGATGAAGAGACAGATAACATCGTTGCTTTGATAGGTGTGGAAATAGATGAGACAATGGTGCTGGTTCGTCATATCGCTGTCTCGCCTTCTTTTCGGAATGAAGGCATTGTCCATCAACTTTTGGATGGACTGCAACAACACTATCCCACAAGCACAATCAACGGGACTCTGGAAACCGCGCCATTCATCGCCAAATGGAATCAGAAGCAATTGAACCGAAGCGATGAGGAAACGAGTGGATCATTGTGA
- a CDS encoding purine-nucleoside phosphorylase — MTNDQNNVRIAAEFLEEKGLLEPEFGLILGSGLGELADEITDAIAIPYEEIPYFPESTVEGHKGQLVYGNLSGKKVIAMQGRFHFYEGYGLEAVTFPIRVMKYLGIHSLALTNAAGGISYAFTPGDLMLITDHINLTGQNPLIGPNDPEQGPRFTDMSQAYDSGYQVKIKQVAAEMGLDLKEGVYLGLTGPTYETPAEIRMCRVLGADAVGMSTVPEAIVARHAGLRIFGISCITNLASGMQATLNHEEVVETTTRVKETFKALLKNVLTVL; from the coding sequence ATGACAAATGATCAAAACAATGTGCGGATAGCCGCAGAATTTTTAGAAGAAAAAGGCTTATTGGAACCTGAATTCGGTTTGATTTTGGGTTCAGGCCTAGGCGAATTGGCTGATGAGATAACGGACGCGATTGCGATTCCTTATGAGGAAATCCCTTACTTCCCCGAATCGACGGTTGAAGGGCATAAAGGCCAACTTGTATACGGAAACCTGAGCGGAAAGAAAGTCATCGCCATGCAAGGGCGCTTTCATTTTTATGAGGGCTATGGGCTCGAAGCGGTCACTTTTCCGATCAGAGTAATGAAGTATCTGGGCATCCATTCCTTGGCGCTGACAAATGCGGCCGGGGGCATCAGTTATGCCTTCACACCCGGGGATCTGATGCTGATCACGGATCACATCAATCTGACGGGCCAAAATCCTTTGATCGGTCCGAATGATCCCGAGCAGGGGCCGCGTTTCACGGACATGAGCCAAGCTTACGATTCCGGATATCAAGTGAAAATAAAACAAGTCGCTGCTGAGATGGGCTTGGATCTGAAGGAAGGCGTTTATCTTGGCCTGACAGGTCCGACGTATGAAACGCCAGCAGAAATCCGTATGTGCCGGGTGTTGGGTGCTGACGCTGTCGGCATGTCCACAGTACCGGAAGCCATAGTAGCGCGTCATGCAGGTTTGCGCATTTTTGGCATTTCCTGTATAACTAATTTAGCTTCAGGCATGCAAGCAACCCTGAATCATGAAGAAGTCGTCGAAACAACAACCCGGGTCAAAGAAACATTCAAAGCCTTATTGAAGAATGTATTGACAGTCCTGTAA
- the deoB gene encoding phosphopentomutase codes for MKFNRIHLVVLDSVGIGEAPDAHKFGDVGSDTLGHIAEVAGLDIPNLEKLGLGNIRELAGVKPDSASIGYYTKLEEESVGKDTMTGHWEIMGLNIQSPFRVFPDGFPQELIQKIEAHTGRKIIGNKPASGTEILDEFGEHQMKTGDLIVYTSADPVLQIAAHEDIIPLEELYAICEYVREITLEDPYMIGRIIARPYIGTPGQFIRTSNRHDYALNPFGQTTLDYLKEAGFDVIAVGKINDIYNGQGITEYVRTKSNMDGVDQLLTVMGKEFQGLSFLNLVDFDALFGHRRDVKGYAKAIEDFDARIPEILAALEDDDLLLITADHGNDPTFPGTDHTREYVPLLAYSKKMAGRGKIDQGKFADIGATVSDNFRVAATKNGRSFLDQLD; via the coding sequence ATGAAATTTAATCGCATCCATTTGGTCGTATTGGATTCAGTCGGCATAGGCGAAGCACCAGATGCCCACAAGTTCGGCGATGTCGGTTCGGATACGCTTGGACATATCGCGGAAGTCGCAGGGCTGGACATTCCCAATCTGGAGAAGTTGGGTTTGGGGAATATACGCGAACTGGCTGGTGTAAAACCGGACAGCGCATCCATCGGCTACTATACAAAACTTGAGGAAGAATCCGTCGGTAAAGATACGATGACTGGCCATTGGGAAATCATGGGGCTCAACATCCAGTCACCATTCCGCGTATTTCCTGATGGTTTTCCGCAAGAATTGATCCAGAAAATCGAAGCCCATACAGGCAGGAAAATCATCGGGAACAAGCCGGCCAGCGGGACGGAAATACTCGATGAATTCGGTGAGCACCAAATGAAGACCGGTGATTTGATTGTCTACACGTCGGCGGATCCGGTGCTGCAGATTGCCGCGCACGAAGACATCATTCCGCTTGAGGAATTGTACGCGATCTGCGAATATGTCAGAGAAATTACTTTGGAAGATCCTTACATGATCGGGCGGATCATCGCCAGACCGTATATCGGCACTCCGGGCCAGTTTATCCGCACAAGCAACCGGCACGATTACGCCTTGAATCCATTCGGGCAAACGACCTTGGATTATTTGAAGGAAGCGGGCTTCGATGTGATCGCCGTCGGCAAAATCAATGACATCTATAATGGCCAAGGCATAACGGAATATGTGCGGACGAAAAGTAATATGGACGGCGTCGATCAGCTGCTGACGGTCATGGGAAAAGAGTTTCAAGGCCTAAGCTTCCTAAATTTGGTCGATTTTGACGCGCTCTTTGGACACCGTAGAGATGTGAAAGGGTATGCCAAGGCGATCGAAGATTTTGATGCGCGTATTCCAGAGATATTGGCTGCTTTGGAAGATGATGATTTATTGTTGATAACCGCAGATCACGGCAATGATCCAACGTTCCCTGGAACAGATCATACACGCGAGTATGTTCCATTATTGGCTTATTCGAAAAAAATGGCAGGCCGCGGCAAAATCGATCAAGGCAAGTTTGCGGACATCGGTGCGACTGTATCCGATAATTTCCGAGTGGCCGCCACTAAAAACGGGCGTAGTTTTTTGGACCAATTGGACTAG
- the xerD gene encoding site-specific tyrosine recombinase XerD yields the protein MEEEINAYGRYLRIERGLSDNTIISYQRDLRKYSRFLEKNEIHAFDDVTKPDVLLYLQFLNEEKLATASIGRMITSLRRFHQYLKQEGLIENDPMVTIQLPKKQQKLPKVLSMDEIERLMATPDVKTVLGLRDRAILELLYATGLRVSELIHITMSEIHLDIGFIQTIGKGDKERIVPLGEEAAFWISEYLSDSRPALARGKKETAYLFLNFHGNGFTRQGIWKNLKQTVRDAGINKNVSPHMLRHSFATHILENGADLRIVQELLGHADISTTQIYTHITTERMAEIYQKYHPRA from the coding sequence ATGGAAGAAGAAATCAATGCATACGGGCGTTATTTGAGGATTGAGAGAGGGTTATCGGATAATACAATCATCAGTTATCAGCGGGACCTCAGAAAATATAGCCGTTTTTTGGAAAAGAATGAGATTCATGCATTCGACGATGTCACCAAACCGGATGTGCTTTTGTATCTACAATTTTTGAACGAGGAAAAATTAGCGACAGCCTCGATCGGAAGGATGATCACCAGTCTCCGGAGATTTCATCAATACTTGAAGCAAGAAGGGTTGATCGAAAATGATCCGATGGTCACTATTCAGCTGCCGAAAAAGCAGCAGAAGTTGCCGAAAGTGCTCTCGATGGATGAAATCGAACGCCTGATGGCTACGCCGGATGTGAAAACTGTCCTTGGCTTGCGGGACCGGGCCATATTGGAACTATTGTACGCTACTGGTCTTCGCGTCAGTGAACTCATCCACATTACGATGAGCGAAATCCATCTGGATATCGGGTTCATCCAAACGATAGGGAAGGGCGACAAAGAAAGAATCGTGCCGTTGGGTGAGGAAGCCGCCTTCTGGATTTCGGAATATTTGTCGGACAGTCGGCCAGCTTTGGCGCGTGGGAAGAAGGAGACGGCTTATCTTTTCCTCAATTTCCATGGCAATGGGTTCACCCGTCAAGGGATCTGGAAAAATCTGAAGCAAACTGTGCGGGATGCCGGCATCAATAAGAATGTATCTCCGCACATGCTGCGTCATTCTTTTGCGACGCATATTCTGGAAAACGGGGCAGATCTGCGGATTGTACAGGAACTGTTGGGGCATGCTGATATTTCCACAACCCAGATTTATACGCACATCACAACAGAAAGAATGGCAGAAATCTATCAAAAATATCATCCTCGTGCTTGA
- a CDS encoding Fur family transcriptional regulator: MTELSLNTIKKQLQEAGFKLTPQREATVSVLLEKEKEHLSAEEIFLLLRLKHPDIGLATVYRTLEILTELNITYKVVFEDGLSRYDLRRTNNEHFHHHLLCIECGNIEEIHEDLLGEVEKDVEARYQFVVKDHRLTFHGICRDCQQKQRNK, from the coding sequence GTGACGGAATTGTCATTAAACACCATCAAAAAACAATTGCAAGAGGCAGGGTTCAAGCTCACTCCACAACGAGAAGCTACTGTCAGCGTGCTGCTGGAAAAGGAAAAAGAGCATCTCAGCGCGGAGGAAATTTTCCTGCTGTTGCGGCTTAAGCATCCCGATATCGGTCTTGCCACGGTCTATCGTACATTGGAAATCTTGACCGAACTGAACATCACGTACAAAGTTGTGTTTGAAGACGGCTTGTCCCGCTACGATTTAAGAAGGACCAACAATGAACATTTCCATCATCATCTTTTATGCATCGAATGCGGCAATATCGAAGAAATACACGAAGATTTGTTGGGTGAGGTCGAAAAAGATGTCGAAGCCCGCTATCAGTTTGTGGTGAAAGACCATCGTTTGACTTTTCACGGTATTTGCCGTGACTGCCAACAAAAACAAAGGAATAAATAG